Genomic segment of Macellibacteroides fermentans:
GGGAAGAAGACATCCGATCTTACCACAATGCGATAATCCATTCGTTGCCACACCTTCCATATGATCTGACAGCAATAGATCTGATCATATTCATGTCGGATACAGGAGCCGATGAGATCCTCTGTTTTATAAAAAAAGAGTTTAAATCATTGAATATAAATATATTAACAGCACTTTCAGACTCCACCATAATCAATTCTATTGAATTGATTAATTCATATTTTTTATCGAAGTTGTCAAACAAAGCATTACTGATTTACGTAGCAGAAGAGGTTGTCACTTGTTTCTTCTCGAATGAAAAGGTTGCAGCGAAAGAAGGTCGGGTGATCAGTATTTCTCATGCCCCTATCGAGCACAAACGATCAAGATTTTTATACATGAGTTATGCCAATTCGATGTTGGAAATGAATGGATACTTTCTTTCCGATTTATCTTACTTAATATTTAATGATTCGACGGATAAAGTAATCAGAAATGCCATTAATTCTTTAAATATTCCGGAAGATAAGGTTTTAGTAAATACAGATAAACCAATAAGTAAACCCATTGACTCATTTTTAGCTTTAGCCCAAAACTATAAAAACTTTAAAACAAATGATCTTATTTATATCCTCGTTTTCAGGGAGCGTATCCTCATGGGTTCGTTCCTGTTGGAAATAGAATAAACATTATATTTTGAAATATGCATAGAATAAAAAATATGAAAAGATTATCACTATTTATTGTTACCACACTATTCTTCAATACATTTATTATGGCACAAGATAATATACTAACGCTGGATGAATGTATTAGGATAGGAATAGAGAATAACTTGTTGCTTAAAAGCCAATCGGAAGAAATCCGAAAAGCCGGCTACGAACACTCCGCAAGCCGGACCAAATTATTACCTGTAATCAACGGCTTTGGAAATTTTACAAATAATGTAGATGTAGGTACCAGTGTTACTGATGGATCCCGGATGGGAACCATGTTAGGGATAGATATGCCCTATATGACAACACAAGGCTTGAGATACAATACCTCGGTAGGGGCACAACTCTCAATGCCTTTATATAACCAAACCCTCTATACCAGTATCTCTATAGCTGAAAAGATGAAAGAACTGACACACTATTCATACGAAAAGGCGAAAGAAGATATTACCATCGAAATATGCAAAATATATTATTTGGCACAAACAACTGTTGAGCAAATCCGGCTGACGGATGAAAATATAGATCGCCTGAAAGCATTGGCCGATATAACCCGTGCCTTCTTTGACAACGGTATGGCGATGGATGTGGATCTGAAACGTGTTAATATCAATATAGAGAACCTAACCGTACAGCGCGAAAATGCAAAAGCAATGTACCAACAGCAACTGAATTTACTGAAATATATATTGGATCTGCCTTTAGAGTCTGATTTTGGACTCGTATATGTCAGTGCTGACGAAATGACTGTGCCTGAATTGTCCGGTTTATCGAAAGATCTGAACGAGTTTAAAATACTCTACTCACAAAAAAATATAGTCGAAAAACAAAAGAAAGCTATTAATCAGGGCTACATTCCCACATTATCATTAGTGGGGCAGTTATCCTATACGAACTATACCGATCATTTTGATAATTATTTCCATTCCAATAGCTCTAACAGCCTGAATAAATGGTACAATTCTTTTTATTGGGGCGTATCTCTCAATATCCCGATTTTTGACGGATTCAGCAAACGGATGAATCGAAAAAAAGCAAATTCGGACTATATAAAAATAAGATTTCAGATTGAAGATACGGAGAAAAAAATGCAAACACAATATGATAATACAATTAATGACTGGCTGAATAATTATAGGAATTACACCAAACAAAAAGACAATTATTCGTTGGCCGGGGATGTATATAAAGTTACAGCCGACAGATATAAAGAAGGAATAGTATCGATGACTGAACTATTGCAGGATGAGATGAGGCTGACCGATGCGCAGAATAACTTTATCAATGCACATTATAGTTGTAGGATTACCGAGTTGCAGCTGTTGAAGTTGACAGGCAAGCTGGACGAGCTTTCAATCAAATAAATTCCGTTTAATATAAAAAAAAATCATATGTCAGAATCAAGCAATCATAAAAAAGAATTGAGGAAATTAAGGATATTACGTACCACCCGTTGGTTTCTGAGTGCAATAGGATTAGTTATTATAGCCGTGGGAATCTATTTTGCAATTGATTTATTTCTCAATTTTAAAAGTAATGAGGTAACAAATGATGCTCAGGTAGAGCAATATGTTTCTCCCATCAATGTAAAAGTTCCCGGATATATCCATAAAATTTATTTTACCGAACATCAGTTTGTAAAAAAAGGAGATACGCTGCTTGTCATAGACGATCGCGAATACCAAATAAGGCTAAAAGAAGCCGAAGCATCTTTGCAAGATGCAATGGCAGGTTCACAAGTTATAGATGCCAGTGTAAATACATCGAAAAGTAATATTATTGTTTTCGATTCTAACATCGAAGAAACGGAAGCAAGGTTGAGAAAATTAGAAACCGATTATACGAGGTATCAGAATCTATTGTCTCGGAATGCAACTACACCGATACAAGTAGAACAAATAAAAACAGATTTAGATGCTACAACTGCCCGTTTGAATGCACTCAAACAACAGAAAAGGACAGCAGAATCGTCGTCCGACGAAGTGCAGAAACGCAGAGGAAACTCAGAGGCTTCCATTCTGCGCGCTTCGGCGGCATTGGACATGGCTAAGCTCAACCTGTCATATACCGTTATAACTGCTCCCTGTGACGGATTTTTAGGACGCAGGGCATTGAAGGAAGGACAATTAGTCAATGCAGGACAAAACATGACATACATCATTCCCAATACCCAAAAGTGGATAGTGGCAAACTTTAAAGAAACACAAGTTAAGAATCTGTATATAGGACAAGAGGTGATTATTATGATTGATGCATTTGACAAGAAAGAGTTCAAAGGAAAAGTTACAGAAATATCCAATGCCACCGGAGCAAAATATTCGCTGGTGCCGGCTGATAATTCAACGGGTAATTTCGTAAAAATACAACAGCGGATTCCGATACGTATCGAATTTGAGAATCTGTCGTCCGAAGATAATATGAAGTTAGCCGCCGGAATGATGGCCGTAGTAAATGCAAAAGTGAAAAAATGAAAAGATCGAATTTCCCTTTTCATAGCTGGGTTCCTAAACCGCTGGGCATATTTATTTATATTCTCATGTTTGTCCCCGCTTTATTTATCAGTGGAGCTTACACAAGTAATGTAGGCGAAATGGTAGGCAGCCTGGGCATCATGACCGAACATATACAGTATGCCAATTTTGCCACAGCCGTGGGGATGGTTGTTTTTACGCCGTTCACAATTCTGTTTCTGGAAATAAGGCGCTCCAAAATGACTTATCTGTTGGGACTGACGGTTTTGGTTATAATAAGTTATATCTGTGCCCAAACAACTTCGATACCAATGCTTATGATATGTAGTTTTTTTACAGGATTCATCCGTATAATACTTATATTCAATACATTGTTCGGTCTGCTGGGCTATATAGCGGGAAGAGACATCGTACCATTACTGAAACCTTCGACAGAGCAGAGACCTGAAGAAATGGAAGAGAAATTCGAAAAAATAAAGGCGATGGCATTGCCTTTTTTATACTTGTTCTTTTTGACGGTAGGCCAGCTCGGCTCATTTGTTACTGCATGGTTAGCCTTTAGCTTTCAGTGGCAGTATGTGTACTATTTCATGATTGCAATAGCTCTTATTTGCCTCTTACTGGTAGAAGTCACCATGGTCTATCAGAAAAGAATAAAGCCCATACGCCTGACTCTGATTAAATTTGGAGATACCGTATGTGCCTCATTGTTATTATTATCATTTAGTTTCATTTTTATATATGGTAAAACACTGGATTGGTTCGATAGTCCGCTGATAAATTACTCTTTAATTATATTGTTTATATCTACCGGTGTATTTCTCATTTTAGAAATATATAGCAAGCGACCTTATTTAGACTTAAAGATATTCTCTTTCCGGAATGTCGTCATAGCATTGTCAGTGTTTATTATGCTCATGGTATTGAATTCCAGCTCGATGCTAGTGAGCACATTTGTCGGTATATCAATGAAAATCGATAATTGGCAAAATGCAGTATTAAGCAATTACAGTTTGGTGGGGTATGTGATTGGAGCCATAATTGCTTTTTTGATGGCAAAGTGGAATATGCACTTCAAATACATCTTTAGCATAGGTTTCCTGTGTATAACAATCGCTGCGGCATACATGTATTTTCAGGTACAAAGTATGGGATTATACGAAAATATGATTTTCCCTGTTATCATTCGTTCAGCAGGTATGCTTATTCTTTATGCTATGGCGGGTATATGGGGGATGCGCAAATTAAATATGGCGTACCTCACTACCTGGATATTTGTAATGCTGGCCTTTCGTTCGGTTATAGGACCGGTCTTAGGCACATCTTTATACACAAATACACTGAATGAAAAGCAGTTGTATTATGTCAGCCGATTGTCGCAAAATGTAGATATGCTTAATCCTGAAATTGCAGGAACGTTTACGCAAACCCAAATGGGCAGTATGCAACAAGGCAAAAGTGTAGAAGATGCTCAGATAATGGCGACACAATCGGTAAAAGGGCGGATACAGATCCAAGCCACTTTGGCGGCATTGAAAGAGATATCGGGTTGGACTATTTACGGTGGAGTTGCCTGTATCGTTGTCGTTCTTCTGATACCTTATTCACATCATAGGCAGGATAAGAAAAAGAAGAAGACAGAAATTAACTGATACGGTATTCTTTAGGTGTCATACCTGTATGTTTCTTGAAATATTTGGCAAAGAAAGACGGATTGGTGAAATTAAGTGTATCTGAGATTTGTAATATCGTTAAATCCGAATTCTTCAGTTGTGCTTTCGCATCTAAGATTACCGCTTCATTTATCAGATCCAGAGCAGACTTTCCTCTAACTTCTTTTATTGCAACACTTAGGTATTTGGCTGATATACATAATTTATCGGCATAGAAGGAGATTATTCTTTCTTCTCTGTAGTTCTTCAAGAGACATTGTATAAATTGATGGTATATCGTTTCCTTTCGGTTTCGTATTCCTTTGTCGTCACCGTGTTTACTGCTTTTTTTTAGTTTGATTTCCCATATCCGTAATAGTCCGTAAATGAGAGTTGACATCAGGCCTTGGATGACTTCTGTTGCAGGATTAGATTGCTGTCTTTCATATATCCTCTGAAATATCTTACAATAATCCAAGAATAAATCTCGGTCTGCTTTCGATTCGATATTTAATACGGGATTATCCATAATAGTAGATAAATGAGGCATTATCGACTGGATCAGGCCTATATTATTAATATATCCCGGTATCATGACCAGATAGTATGCATCGAATTCATCACTATAATTATTCATCTGAATGATGCTATTCGGGAAAACGGTGACTATCGATTCTTCAGTAATTGTGTAATTCTCCAAATTAATAGACATATCACATCTTCCTTTAAGGATAATCATAAATAGTCCGGCGTTTAATCTGGCGGGGTATTTATATTTCTCTATTTGCTCTTTATTCAGATTGGAATAAAAAGAAAACTCTTTGGGTAATACCACAGAGCGTATATTCTGAATTTTCATTATTAGAAATTTGAATTAATCATCAAAGATATATTTTCTTCTCATAATAATTTACATCAATTATGTAAAGAACCTTTGCATATACAAAATATATCCAGCAAAGAATAGAAACATCTAAATCAAAAATCGGAAATTAACTGCAAAATCAATAATAAGTAAAAGACAAAATTTAATGTCGTATTTTAAAATTATAACTAACAGAGCTATATTTGGATGGACCATAAATAGTTCTGCAGACTTAAAAATTAAAATATTTATATTTCCGCCTTTATATTATTTTTTTTTAATAAGTAGGAGCCTACTCCCGATAAGCTGTCCGGTTATAGCCAATCCTATAAAAAGCGGAATTGCTATTTTAGGTGTATCTAACCAAATTCGCAAAGGTATAATTAATGGTATGGAGGCGTGTATCATAACCCACCACATGATTGTCATTTTTTTGAATCGTGCCCGATACTTTCCAAGGATTATATTGATACTCAATGCTGAGACAGCAACAATTAATATATTCACTTTGATTTATTTTTGTAAACCCGTTGGCGGAATTAAATTAGTGCATATTTAATTTGTCCAATGGGTTTGTTATTAATCTTGTTTATATATTGAAGGATTGTAAGTGCACTAATTTTCCCCGTAATTCTGGTAAACAATCCTTCTGTTTGTTTTGCGTAATTTCTGATTATCATAAATTGATCGCATAATTGTGCAAAAAGCGTTTCAACCCTTTTCCTTGCTTTAGCAAATGGACTAAATACAGGTTTCCAATCTTTTTGATTCGACCGATATGGAACTTCCAACTTGATATTAGCTTTTTCAAATAAATCAAGTTGTATGGCTGCTCCAATATATCCACGATCACCGATGATGGTGCAATTCTGAAAGTTACACTTTACGTCTTTCAAATAATGAATGTCGTGAACACTCGCCTTTGTCAGGTCAAAAGAGTGTATGACACCGCTCAACCCACAGAGAGAATGTAATTTATATCCGTAATAATGTTTACCCTGTGAAGCACAATAGCCATAATTGGGAGCTTTATCATAATTATTCTTTCCCATTTTACAACGTTTTGACCTTATGGGACGACAGACTTCAATTGGCATAGAATCAATACAGAAAATAGCTTCTCCACCATCAACTTTTGATGCAATTCTTTCACGCACCTGATTACATAAGCCGATAGTGAGCTTCCTGCGATCATTATATTGACGACGGGATATGAGAGAAGAAAAATCATCTTTGTATTCATTTAATTTAGAAAACAAAAAGCTTTCACTATCTATACCTATTGATTCGGCAGCAAGGCTTAAACTGATCACTTCTAAGTCAGAGAACTTCGGGACGACTCCTCTGCGAGGTATATTCCCTTTTTCGTTTACTAAATCACCAGAAAACATCTTGCATATATCAAGAAATTTAGCGAATATTGCATATAAGTTGTGCATAATTGAGCTGTATATTAATAGTTTGATCACCATTAAAATACTAATAATCAATGATATGCACAACTTATTTCCTGACATTTTTTAGTGAATTAATTCCGCCAACGGGTATAACTAATATTTATATACAATAACCTTTGAATATTGAATAAATAACATTCAAACAAACTAAAATTGAAAAAAGTCCCACTCTCACGAGCCGGACTCTTCTTAAACTCTCCTTTATCTCTTAATATGTCAAAAAAACTAATTAAAAACACTAGAAATACCCATTGCAAATATAAGAGTTATTTTTCCTTTCGCAACTAATTATACAATGTTTCATAGCAGACTGTTTAATTTGGATAATCCATTTATTAAACTATTTGCGCGTTGCGCGAACATTTTTATATACGTAAATCCCCAGCCTGCTATGTTGGATTCTAAACCAGCAACTTATACAGGTAACTGGTTCCGGCAACTGCTATCAAACACCAGCCAAGCAGGTTGGCGGCTCCGTATTGCTCTGAGACACCGGGGTATCCGGTGGTGGCTTCTGACTGAGGGTTACAATTACACCCAGTGCAGCCAGGGCAATCTCCTTTTCTTCCATTACAAGTGCCAGGAGGATAAGGATCTTCAGGAACGTGAGGGTAGATTTTTTGCTGTTTCCTTTTCCGAAAAAAGCAGCTTGCCACTACCAAAATAAATTCAATGATCTGTTTTACTTGTTTCATCTTTCTGTTTGTTTTAAGGGGTTTGTATTGAGAATCGTTTGTTTAATGCTTAGGGAAGCACCATCCTGGAGACGGATCTATTTCCAAAACAGAACCTCTATTGATATTTGTATACTACCTAAATAGCAATGTATACCATCCGGTTCCTTTTTCAATAGGGTGTACCAATAATAAGTTAAGACTCTTGCGCTTACTCCGGAAACTGCAGCGCTATCAACCGGCTCATGGTGGCGGATAGCTTTACCAGCAGCATCTTGTAGTTTTGGCGGTTGTCGCCGTTTACCTCGCTGATGTAGCGGCTGTAGGCTATCTCCTGGGCATAGGCAGCAGGAACGTTGCTTACGTTGCAGGCAGAGGCATAGGATGAGCGCAGCAGGCGGGCCATATCCAGTATGCCGCTTCTGGCATCGGGGTAGCTCCGGTAGGTAAGTCCCTTTTCGCAAAGCTGCACTTTGGTGCCCGGCCAGAACTCGGACGGTTTGCCGAAGCCCGTCAAGCCACCGAAGTTAAAGTGCTCCTTACACAGCACCGACTCGCCCCATCCCGTTTCGATGGCGATCTGGGCCAGCAACACCACCGGGTTAATGCCATATTTTATTCCCGCCTCCTTTACCTGGGGGTAATAACTCTGTACAAATATTTCTTTCAACATATTGATATCTTGTTTGTTTCTAAATCTTGTAATTCAAAATTGAGATTTGTGCATACAAAATTGCACCCCCGGAACCTGCATCCGGGGGTGCAATGAAGAATTAATACACGTGCTCTTTGTCGCACTGCTCCGTTACGGTAACCGTAACCGTGGGCAATTTCTCGAACTTGGCGTTGTTGGTCACTTCGCGCAACAGGATACCCGGCTTGAAGATAATACGCGGTTTTTTGAACATCGAAGTGTTGAACTCCTCTTCCGTTGAAGCTCCTACAGAGCCGGCTACCATGCGAAAATTTCCAAAATTGCCCATGCTCACAACCGTTCCAGCCTGCAGCCTCTCAGTAAGAATATAGATCAGCCCTTCCAGCACCAGCATCACGTCGCCGCGTGATGCGGTACTGTGTGCAGCGATTGCGTCGCACAATTTGTTCAGGTCCATTTTCGAAGTGGTACGAGTGGATCCGTATACCAGTTTACTACCTACAGGAGCGTCTTTCTCCATGTTTCTGCGCTTGATTAAAGAATAAGATAATGCCATACTTGTTTTGTTTTTTAAGGGTTTATAAAACTTGTTTTCGTTACGTAACAATGCAAATGTACGACCAGCACATCCCCGTTTGGCGCGGTTTGTCCGCCAACGTCCCGATAGGGCGCGATAACGCGCGATGTTTCCCGATAGCTTACAAACAGCTTCACGAAAACCTCCCGAACAAGTAAAAATCATGACACTTACAAGTTATTTTTATGCGAAAAATGTTTGGTTATATGGAAAGATAGGAGTATATTTGATTATTATTTAATTATTGAATTTAATTCACTTTAAATCTGATTTTTACTATGAAAAGTAAGCTTTTTAATCAAAACTATATAACTTCAAATACATCAATATACAGATGAAAGACCAATCCCTACCCATCCATCCCTACGGGTGGAACGAGCTGGCGCAATTATATTCGCCCGCTTTGAGCAGTTCGGCACAGAATAAACAGCTGCTCCGGTGGATACAGAACCACCCCCAACTACGTGACGAACTGGCCCGCGAAGGCTGGGTGAAGGGAACCCGAAGGCTCACTTCCATGCAGGTACGAATCATTGTAGCCTATCTGGGAGAACCATGAGCCTGCCCCCGAAAAGGGGGCCTCCGGCAATTCCCTGTTATCCTCAAAACAAAGCGGTAACAGCGTAAAATCTCAGGTGTGAACAACCAATTTTTCAGGTACTTTTTGAGTAAAATGTCATAACATTTTAAACAAAAAGAGTATACATTTTTGTCAAAATGTACCTGCAAATTTTGTCCTTAACAGAACCGTTTTCACACCGAAGTTCCGACCTGTTTCGCCTCATTTAAAGTTAAGTTATAACTCTAAAAGACACAACAACGCTACCAATGGGCAGCTATTTTAAAACCATGTATAACACTCACAATAAATCACTTGCAAAATTCATATAAGCAAGTAAGAGTTGTCAGTTACATGTTAATCTTTGAAATTTACAAACCATGATTATTGAAATTGATTTTCTCAACGATCAAAAAAAATATGTTGAGCAAATTTGCGGTACTAAGAACATTACGTTCAAACGTTTTTACGATGTAGTTTCCACCTTCGAAGACGAGATGGATATAGTCTGTTCGATTACCAACCTGGTAAGCAACGAAGAAGTAAGAAATTCACGCAGATGGAAAACCTTTTGCCGGCTGTTTGACGAAACCTACAAAGAGCGAATCCGGCTATTTTGGATACTTAAACATACCGAAACCGAGAGTATGATTATTAAACCGGAATGCAAAAAGATGCTTA
This window contains:
- a CDS encoding TolC family protein, whose product is MKRLSLFIVTTLFFNTFIMAQDNILTLDECIRIGIENNLLLKSQSEEIRKAGYEHSASRTKLLPVINGFGNFTNNVDVGTSVTDGSRMGTMLGIDMPYMTTQGLRYNTSVGAQLSMPLYNQTLYTSISIAEKMKELTHYSYEKAKEDITIEICKIYYLAQTTVEQIRLTDENIDRLKALADITRAFFDNGMAMDVDLKRVNINIENLTVQRENAKAMYQQQLNLLKYILDLPLESDFGLVYVSADEMTVPELSGLSKDLNEFKILYSQKNIVEKQKKAINQGYIPTLSLVGQLSYTNYTDHFDNYFHSNSSNSLNKWYNSFYWGVSLNIPIFDGFSKRMNRKKANSDYIKIRFQIEDTEKKMQTQYDNTINDWLNNYRNYTKQKDNYSLAGDVYKVTADRYKEGIVSMTELLQDEMRLTDAQNNFINAHYSCRITELQLLKLTGKLDELSIK
- a CDS encoding HlyD family secretion protein, with product MSESSNHKKELRKLRILRTTRWFLSAIGLVIIAVGIYFAIDLFLNFKSNEVTNDAQVEQYVSPINVKVPGYIHKIYFTEHQFVKKGDTLLVIDDREYQIRLKEAEASLQDAMAGSQVIDASVNTSKSNIIVFDSNIEETEARLRKLETDYTRYQNLLSRNATTPIQVEQIKTDLDATTARLNALKQQKRTAESSSDEVQKRRGNSEASILRASAALDMAKLNLSYTVITAPCDGFLGRRALKEGQLVNAGQNMTYIIPNTQKWIVANFKETQVKNLYIGQEVIIMIDAFDKKEFKGKVTEISNATGAKYSLVPADNSTGNFVKIQQRIPIRIEFENLSSEDNMKLAAGMMAVVNAKVKK
- a CDS encoding MFS transporter, translating into MKRSNFPFHSWVPKPLGIFIYILMFVPALFISGAYTSNVGEMVGSLGIMTEHIQYANFATAVGMVVFTPFTILFLEIRRSKMTYLLGLTVLVIISYICAQTTSIPMLMICSFFTGFIRIILIFNTLFGLLGYIAGRDIVPLLKPSTEQRPEEMEEKFEKIKAMALPFLYLFFLTVGQLGSFVTAWLAFSFQWQYVYYFMIAIALICLLLVEVTMVYQKRIKPIRLTLIKFGDTVCASLLLLSFSFIFIYGKTLDWFDSPLINYSLIILFISTGVFLILEIYSKRPYLDLKIFSFRNVVIALSVFIMLMVLNSSSMLVSTFVGISMKIDNWQNAVLSNYSLVGYVIGAIIAFLMAKWNMHFKYIFSIGFLCITIAAAYMYFQVQSMGLYENMIFPVIIRSAGMLILYAMAGIWGMRKLNMAYLTTWIFVMLAFRSVIGPVLGTSLYTNTLNEKQLYYVSRLSQNVDMLNPEIAGTFTQTQMGSMQQGKSVEDAQIMATQSVKGRIQIQATLAALKEISGWTIYGGVACIVVVLLIPYSHHRQDKKKKKTEIN
- a CDS encoding helix-turn-helix domain-containing protein; translated protein: MKIQNIRSVVLPKEFSFYSNLNKEQIEKYKYPARLNAGLFMIILKGRCDMSINLENYTITEESIVTVFPNSIIQMNNYSDEFDAYYLVMIPGYINNIGLIQSIMPHLSTIMDNPVLNIESKADRDLFLDYCKIFQRIYERQQSNPATEVIQGLMSTLIYGLLRIWEIKLKKSSKHGDDKGIRNRKETIYHQFIQCLLKNYREERIISFYADKLCISAKYLSVAIKEVRGKSALDLINEAVILDAKAQLKNSDLTILQISDTLNFTNPSFFAKYFKKHTGMTPKEYRIS
- a CDS encoding IS982 family transposase — translated: MSGNKLCISLIISILMVIKLLIYSSIMHNLYAIFAKFLDICKMFSGDLVNEKGNIPRRGVVPKFSDLEVISLSLAAESIGIDSESFLFSKLNEYKDDFSSLISRRQYNDRRKLTIGLCNQVRERIASKVDGGEAIFCIDSMPIEVCRPIRSKRCKMGKNNYDKAPNYGYCASQGKHYYGYKLHSLCGLSGVIHSFDLTKASVHDIHYLKDVKCNFQNCTIIGDRGYIGAAIQLDLFEKANIKLEVPYRSNQKDWKPVFSPFAKARKRVETLFAQLCDQFMIIRNYAKQTEGLFTRITGKISALTILQYINKINNKPIGQIKYALI
- a CDS encoding glucosaminidase domain-containing protein, whose protein sequence is MLKEIFVQSYYPQVKEAGIKYGINPVVLLAQIAIETGWGESVLCKEHFNFGGLTGFGKPSEFWPGTKVQLCEKGLTYRSYPDARSGILDMARLLRSSYASACNVSNVPAAYAQEIAYSRYISEVNGDNRQNYKMLLVKLSATMSRLIALQFPE
- a CDS encoding HU family DNA-binding protein, which codes for MIFTCSGGFREAVCKLSGNIARYRALSGRWRTNRAKRGCAGRTFALLRNENKFYKPLKNKTSMALSYSLIKRRNMEKDAPVGSKLVYGSTRTTSKMDLNKLCDAIAAHSTASRGDVMLVLEGLIYILTERLQAGTVVSMGNFGNFRMVAGSVGASTEEEFNTSMFKKPRIIFKPGILLREVTNNAKFEKLPTVTVTVTEQCDKEHVY
- a CDS encoding DUF4248 domain-containing protein, whose product is MKDQSLPIHPYGWNELAQLYSPALSSSAQNKQLLRWIQNHPQLRDELAREGWVKGTRRLTSMQVRIIVAYLGEP